The following proteins are co-located in the Micromonospora coriariae genome:
- a CDS encoding AAA family ATPase, translating into MNLRATHYGYAYQDLITGIALVDLMLGTAESITVDTKGFTGDRFDDLTIGYRTGRRVRIQIKHTNLDRELSKDSFSGDGRSLRLDLLYGALLSDLDQHPGTTYRVIVRDGNPDEGLAAVLKPVEAADDPGDPLPGVATRRFKFDPTALQETEPWKTRLAGLTEVQIRTACEYLTVDTSAPASTLDFSAPGPAERALLRRVIEELGSGRPPNTNIRPEYAALALAHAATGARALDGNVARERVLPQVGLATDFGAVAEGHPIETAVVVHRAGAATEVRKHVDAVASAGGRVIVTGEPGVGKSWLCEQLADTYRDEGWIVARHHCWLGATDINRGERVLTNVVIGSMLRQLEQVVPEATTDLRPRFAASPDALTAAIQTCRETRPRQNVLLIVDGLDHVDRVLGRRTSQQTDPSRLLVDQLAAIDLPPGVCMLIASQPGSHLVNAAPDTGDSLQMPRMSWEEIRTLVTKHGLLTEPGGTEPLDDERAIVDLVHNRSGGNALHATYLCRYATRTSPLDDDAAPGTANDIIHRLTSIPDTATDIDAYYEYLLGAMTADQLFAIGTLALCDFALSANELGELLPPMVKPFLAPALKALAPVLTSQPGLGGLRIHHESFSRHILRGRDDEWVASIRESAAAWLTARGFFTDARAFRHLPELLAHLDRYDELKELIQPGFVAEGLRAFQPPEALQWVVGIVARESEARLDWPTLITCIETRKSIDTYETESLTDSIVEYADVVVAIVGADIVAERLMYEGRATFPSRWGLRLCESVDRAGAAAPWKVYIDARKHESKRERSTYSSDRDGTLYRAGQLGALRLSNQRGDVPPNLAEQVAENLQLDHDASLEDLVEVFTAGLPAGSMPEVAAAMTDPTKAARVYLKLADLATAGAPGLPDPADLARQAWTLAPALDIGGYLNHGIPGADVLTGLGTINLEANIQAATDGVLDGRLVNDVNVQRWLSLLTLAHSLDGTIPLKYVSQLAGEGFYRAWLRYAVTTIGIADDVAAGVTTAEEASTVVLVALADLATEAQPFTGDPRACDLYSIHSLVHKVVEDSLIVVQPSDLGPVLAHLVAISDGTTTTTNFGLPENGPLTINDLLEILSRVSSHIGVDAIHALIKVIRGRRRDTNTQYSITADFELATARICVAAGAKDEANECWRRACLLLASYGGHKDPTLSEIIDSIHDIADVDIATARVCLAKLVDLVYLVRQHTNGRGTSHFVDRWWEKVATIDPTAAGIDGADTLLAELGFEDGRAHTAHTHLLENQVTTADPIVLAALRLTVGTDWRRPTTDLQLLTRLQEELGKSPQTDVMLAIVANNIAASYDDQPMLYTSDQPKSAVTPELVDAVVRLGGAAFPARTPRPEQKRNSAWDSNPKPDPLEMQKRLVSDQRPVVPEGRAGAVLAAREFENQRYRDDAAPRWELDAVTNAIGWRIVEAAVTDGAEAGIGLIDDVAREVARFSDNEVFAGLGEGLAARCESTNDSLKTVASYCLTLAYIRIRGGGGWRTFAGRERVHLWTAAHELDSVTAERTLAAAVAETVDSDPQRTYGVTQAVVAAFASTPTGAQGGTAVECWEAAFSVIQHRLPGIAERAGHTYRPTATPDSQDALDVAMATLALATISQPLRADLRQTLIATTLLMTCRPRIGQAALVHVLRAGLDAGRTTWLLDVVRACLPIGELTDEMAAEWTQLARTDWLSVRALAGQILDAHGRPVPHPPATEPAPKVRAAFHALMGERE; encoded by the coding sequence ATGAACCTGAGGGCGACGCACTACGGCTACGCATACCAGGACCTCATCACTGGCATCGCCCTCGTCGACCTGATGCTAGGCACCGCGGAAAGCATCACGGTCGACACCAAGGGGTTCACGGGCGACCGGTTCGACGACCTGACTATTGGCTACAGGACCGGTCGGCGAGTCCGCATCCAGATCAAGCACACGAATCTGGACCGCGAGCTCTCGAAGGACAGCTTCTCCGGAGACGGGAGGAGTCTCCGGCTCGACTTGCTGTACGGCGCTCTCCTGTCCGACCTGGACCAGCATCCCGGCACTACGTACCGGGTCATCGTCCGTGACGGCAACCCGGATGAGGGCCTCGCCGCCGTGTTAAAACCTGTTGAGGCGGCAGACGACCCTGGCGACCCGCTGCCGGGCGTCGCCACCCGCAGGTTCAAGTTCGACCCGACGGCCCTGCAGGAAACTGAACCCTGGAAGACGCGTCTTGCCGGGCTCACTGAAGTGCAGATCCGCACGGCGTGCGAGTACCTCACGGTCGACACCAGCGCCCCGGCTTCGACGCTCGACTTCTCCGCGCCCGGTCCCGCTGAGCGCGCGCTCCTGCGTCGCGTTATCGAAGAACTCGGCTCTGGCCGTCCCCCCAACACCAACATTCGACCCGAATACGCGGCACTCGCCTTGGCGCACGCAGCCACAGGCGCCCGGGCACTCGACGGGAACGTCGCCCGGGAAAGAGTTCTGCCCCAAGTCGGGCTTGCCACCGACTTCGGTGCGGTCGCCGAAGGACACCCCATCGAAACGGCCGTCGTCGTGCATCGGGCCGGGGCTGCCACCGAAGTGCGCAAGCATGTCGACGCCGTTGCCTCCGCCGGTGGCCGTGTCATCGTTACCGGCGAACCTGGTGTCGGCAAGTCCTGGCTGTGCGAACAACTCGCAGACACCTACCGCGACGAGGGCTGGATTGTTGCCAGGCACCACTGCTGGCTCGGTGCCACTGACATCAACCGAGGGGAACGCGTCCTCACCAATGTTGTCATCGGAAGCATGCTGCGGCAGCTCGAACAGGTCGTGCCCGAAGCCACCACAGACCTGCGGCCCAGGTTCGCCGCTAGCCCGGACGCACTCACCGCGGCAATTCAAACATGCCGCGAGACGCGCCCTCGCCAGAACGTGCTCCTCATCGTCGACGGCCTCGACCACGTCGACCGGGTCCTCGGCCGGCGTACCAGCCAGCAGACGGACCCCTCACGCCTACTGGTTGACCAGCTTGCCGCCATCGACCTCCCGCCCGGCGTATGCATGCTCATCGCCAGCCAACCCGGTTCCCACCTCGTCAACGCAGCACCCGACACCGGCGACTCCCTCCAGATGCCACGCATGTCATGGGAGGAGATTCGCACTCTCGTGACTAAGCACGGGCTGCTCACCGAACCCGGCGGGACCGAGCCGCTCGACGACGAACGCGCCATCGTCGACCTAGTCCACAACCGCTCCGGCGGCAACGCGCTACACGCCACCTACCTGTGCCGGTACGCGACCCGCACCTCGCCGCTCGACGACGACGCAGCGCCGGGCACGGCCAACGACATCATTCACCGACTAACGAGTATCCCCGACACGGCCACTGACATCGACGCCTACTACGAGTACCTGCTCGGCGCTATGACCGCCGACCAGTTGTTCGCCATCGGTACCCTCGCGCTGTGCGACTTCGCGCTGTCCGCGAACGAGCTCGGCGAACTGCTTCCCCCGATGGTGAAGCCGTTCTTGGCGCCCGCTCTCAAGGCGCTCGCACCCGTGCTGACCTCGCAACCCGGCCTCGGCGGCCTGCGCATCCATCACGAAAGCTTTAGCCGGCACATCCTGCGCGGCAGAGACGACGAGTGGGTCGCGTCCATCCGTGAAAGCGCCGCCGCGTGGCTCACGGCTCGCGGGTTCTTCACCGACGCGCGGGCGTTCCGGCACCTCCCCGAACTCCTCGCGCACCTAGACCGGTACGACGAACTGAAGGAACTCATCCAACCGGGCTTCGTCGCCGAAGGCCTCCGCGCGTTTCAACCGCCGGAGGCGCTTCAGTGGGTCGTCGGGATCGTCGCCCGCGAAAGCGAAGCACGGCTCGACTGGCCAACGCTGATCACCTGCATCGAGACCCGCAAGTCAATTGACACCTACGAGACAGAGTCGCTGACCGACTCGATCGTCGAGTATGCGGACGTCGTGGTCGCCATCGTCGGTGCCGACATCGTAGCCGAGCGACTTATGTACGAAGGGCGGGCCACATTCCCGTCACGGTGGGGGCTCCGCCTCTGTGAGTCCGTGGACCGAGCCGGGGCTGCGGCGCCGTGGAAGGTGTACATCGACGCCCGAAAGCACGAATCGAAGCGGGAACGCTCCACCTACAGCTCTGACCGCGACGGAACTCTCTATCGGGCCGGCCAACTCGGGGCGCTCCGCCTCAGCAATCAGCGTGGTGACGTCCCGCCGAACCTAGCCGAACAGGTTGCCGAGAACCTCCAACTCGACCACGACGCGTCCCTCGAAGACCTCGTCGAGGTGTTCACCGCCGGTCTCCCGGCAGGGTCCATGCCGGAGGTTGCCGCGGCAATGACCGATCCCACCAAGGCCGCCCGGGTCTACCTGAAACTCGCCGACCTCGCCACAGCCGGGGCACCTGGCCTACCCGATCCGGCCGACCTCGCCCGGCAGGCGTGGACGCTTGCGCCAGCACTCGACATCGGGGGGTACCTCAACCACGGCATCCCTGGCGCTGATGTTCTCACAGGGCTGGGAACCATCAACCTTGAAGCGAACATCCAGGCCGCCACCGACGGCGTCCTCGACGGGCGCCTCGTCAACGACGTCAACGTCCAACGGTGGCTTTCGCTCCTCACGCTCGCACACTCCCTCGACGGGACTATTCCGCTCAAGTACGTCAGCCAACTCGCGGGCGAAGGCTTCTATCGCGCCTGGCTGCGGTACGCGGTGACGACCATCGGCATCGCAGACGACGTCGCCGCCGGCGTCACCACGGCCGAAGAAGCCTCCACGGTCGTCCTGGTCGCGCTCGCGGACCTCGCGACAGAAGCACAGCCGTTCACCGGGGACCCTCGGGCGTGCGACCTCTATTCCATTCACTCGCTCGTTCACAAGGTCGTCGAGGACTCCCTCATCGTCGTCCAACCTAGCGACCTCGGCCCGGTTCTCGCCCATCTCGTCGCCATTAGCGACGGCACCACCACCACGACCAACTTCGGACTGCCCGAGAACGGGCCCCTGACAATAAATGACCTCCTCGAAATCCTGTCTCGCGTGTCCAGCCACATCGGCGTCGACGCCATCCACGCCCTGATCAAGGTCATTCGGGGCCGACGCCGTGACACCAACACCCAGTACAGCATCACCGCCGACTTCGAACTCGCAACCGCCCGCATCTGCGTCGCCGCCGGCGCAAAGGATGAAGCTAACGAATGTTGGCGCCGCGCCTGCCTGCTCCTCGCAAGCTACGGCGGACACAAAGACCCCACCCTCTCCGAAATCATCGACAGCATCCACGACATCGCCGACGTCGACATCGCCACCGCACGCGTGTGCCTGGCCAAGCTCGTCGATCTCGTCTACCTGGTGCGGCAGCACACCAACGGCCGCGGCACCTCACACTTCGTGGACCGGTGGTGGGAGAAGGTCGCAACCATTGATCCGACCGCTGCGGGCATCGACGGCGCCGACACCCTCCTCGCCGAGCTCGGCTTCGAAGACGGGCGCGCGCACACAGCACATACTCACTTGCTCGAAAACCAGGTCACGACTGCAGACCCCATCGTCTTGGCGGCCCTCCGACTCACCGTCGGGACGGACTGGCGTCGCCCGACCACCGACCTCCAACTCCTCACCCGACTTCAGGAGGAGCTCGGCAAGAGCCCGCAGACAGACGTGATGCTCGCCATCGTCGCGAACAACATTGCGGCGAGCTACGACGACCAGCCGATGCTGTACACCAGCGATCAGCCCAAGTCCGCGGTGACACCGGAGCTTGTCGACGCAGTCGTCCGATTGGGTGGCGCAGCTTTCCCCGCCCGGACGCCGCGTCCAGAGCAAAAGCGGAACAGCGCATGGGACTCCAACCCAAAGCCCGACCCGCTGGAGATGCAGAAGCGGCTCGTGAGCGACCAGCGTCCCGTCGTCCCCGAAGGCCGAGCGGGTGCGGTCCTCGCGGCACGCGAGTTCGAGAACCAGCGATATCGGGACGACGCCGCTCCCAGGTGGGAGCTTGACGCGGTCACGAACGCCATCGGATGGCGCATCGTCGAAGCGGCCGTGACCGATGGCGCAGAGGCGGGTATCGGGCTAATTGACGATGTCGCTCGTGAGGTGGCCCGGTTCTCCGATAACGAGGTGTTCGCTGGTCTTGGCGAGGGACTCGCCGCCCGCTGCGAGAGCACAAACGACTCGTTGAAGACGGTGGCAAGCTACTGCCTTACGCTCGCTTACATCCGCATACGGGGCGGGGGCGGGTGGCGCACGTTCGCCGGACGGGAACGTGTACACCTCTGGACCGCGGCACACGAACTGGACTCGGTTACCGCGGAGAGGACGCTAGCGGCGGCGGTCGCCGAGACAGTCGATTCAGATCCGCAGCGCACGTACGGGGTGACTCAGGCTGTGGTCGCAGCGTTCGCTTCAACGCCGACCGGCGCGCAGGGTGGTACGGCGGTCGAGTGCTGGGAGGCTGCGTTCTCGGTCATCCAACATCGGCTCCCGGGTATCGCGGAACGGGCCGGTCACACGTACCGGCCGACCGCGACCCCTGACTCGCAGGACGCACTGGATGTTGCGATGGCGACGCTCGCATTGGCGACGATCTCTCAGCCGCTGCGCGCGGACCTGCGGCAGACGCTCATCGCCACCACCCTGCTGATGACGTGCCGCCCGAGGATCGGGCAGGCGGCACTCGTCCACGTACTGCGGGCTGGCCTGGATGCAGGCCGGACCACATGGCTGTTGGACGTCGTACGCGCCTGCCTGCCGATCGGTGAGCTGACTGATGAGATGGCAGCAGAGTGGACGCAGCTGGCACGGACTGATTGGTTGTCGGTGCGTGCGCTCGCGGGCCAGATCCTGGATGCACACGGACGTCCTGTTCCGCACCCGCCAGCGACCGAACCGGCCCCGAAGGTGCGTGCCGCCTTCCACGCCCTGATGGGGGAGCGCGAATGA